One Bacillota bacterium genomic window, TCGCACGCGCACGTAGGCAGGGTTATTCATTCGTAGGGCGGGTAGATGTGGAGTTCGAGGCGGACGAAGACGCGAAACCGGGGGACATACGGGTCGACGGGCTGTTCGTCGAGGACGACGAGGCCGGCGGTGAAGAAGACGGCGGCTCGACCCGTCGGTGCCCGGTCCTTGGGGAAGTCCACGACTATGGGTCGGCGCGGGCTGACCTGAAGCTGGCGGCCCAGCTACCGGATGGTTCAGGCGCTCCAGTCGCACGTCAGGACTCTCCGGGCCACCTGGAACGAGGTCAGCCAGGGTTTGCTCATCTTGCGCTGATGTATGGGACGAGCAGAGAGCGAGTGGTTCCGCTCTCGGGCGAGAGGATGATAGTGGGTCGGTCGAGCTCGTGCCACATCGTCATCGAAGATGCCGGCGTGTCCCGGCGTCACGCCGAGATCGGGCTGGAGTCCGGTCGTTTCTACGTGGCGGATCTTGGCAGCACGAACGGCACGTACGTCAACGGCAGGAAAGTGTCGCGGCACCTCCTTGCCGATGGGGACGTGGTGAGTTTCGGCAAGGTCGCGGCCCGCTTCAGGGAGGCGTGACGGGTGGCGTTCGTTTGGTTCCTCGCGCGCGTCGTCCTCGCGGGTCTCACGTGCTTGTTTCTCTACCGGGCGGCGAGGGCGGGGGGCCTCGTGAGAGGCGGCGATCGGCAGCCTCGCGTGCGGGAACGGGGAATGAGCCAAGGTAGACTCGAGGTCGAGACCGGACCCGGGGTCCCGTCACCAGGTGAGTGGTTCGACCTGGGAGGTGTCACAGTCCTCGGGCGGTCGCCCGAGAGCGACATAGTGATCCTCGACCCGTATGTGTCGGCGAGACACGCCGAGATCGTCCTCTCGGGCTCGGGGTTCTTCGTGCGCGATCTCGGAAGTGCCAATGGGACTTACGTGAATGGCAGAAGACTCGGCCGCAAAAGGCTCCTGCGGAGGGGAGACCGGCTGGAAGTTGGCGACACCGTATTTCGGTTCCGGGGGTGAGCGTTATGCAGGCCTCTGCCCGTACGGATGTGGGTCTTGTCAGGTCCGTTAACGAGGACGACTATCTCGTCGGCGACGGAATCTTCGCCGTTGCCGACGGTCTCGGCGGCCATGAGGCGGGTGAGATCGCAAGCCGGATGGCCATCCGCATGTTGAGGGAGTTCAGACCTCCTGGTGACGGAGACCCAGGGGTTGCCCTGGCGGAGGCATTGGAGGGAATCAACCGTGCCGTGTACAAGAGATCCGTGGACGATCCTTCGTGCGAAGGGATGGGCACGACCCTTACCGCGTTGCTCATTGCGGGCGACAAAGCATACATAGGCCACGTGGGTGACAGCCGGGCGTATTTGATTCGAGAGAACAAGATATGCAGGCTCACCGAGGACCATTCCATCGTCGGCGAGCTCATCCGCATGGGCCTGCTTTCAGAGCCCGAAGCGCGGGCTCATCCACAGCGCAACCTCCTCACTCGTGCAATCGGCACGCAACCGGACGTGGAAGTCGAGGTGGGCTATTGCAAGCTCGCGGGGCGTGACCGGTTCCTCCTCTGCACCGATGGTCTATCCGGCGCGGTGGACGATTCTGAGATTTTGAGAGTAATGGCTTCCGCCTCCGACCCCGGGTCGGCCGTGGACCAGCTAGTGGAGCTGGCGATG contains:
- a CDS encoding FHA domain-containing protein, yielding MAFVWFLARVVLAGLTCLFLYRAARAGGLVRGGDRQPRVRERGMSQGRLEVETGPGVPSPGEWFDLGGVTVLGRSPESDIVILDPYVSARHAEIVLSGSGFFVRDLGSANGTYVNGRRLGRKRLLRRGDRLEVGDTVFRFRG
- a CDS encoding Stp1/IreP family PP2C-type Ser/Thr phosphatase codes for the protein MQASARTDVGLVRSVNEDDYLVGDGIFAVADGLGGHEAGEIASRMAIRMLREFRPPGDGDPGVALAEALEGINRAVYKRSVDDPSCEGMGTTLTALLIAGDKAYIGHVGDSRAYLIRENKICRLTEDHSIVGELIRMGLLSEPEARAHPQRNLLTRAIGTQPDVEVEVGYCKLAGRDRFLLCTDGLSGAVDDSEILRVMASASDPGSAVDQLVELAMHGGGHDNITAVAVFLDLP
- a CDS encoding FHA domain-containing protein, translating into MSFLTRVERAIEEVVEGIFRRARDATHPVEIGRYLVREMEDEKRISVSRTYVPNRYRVKLHARDVDYLGPLARTLSRELSGHVIARARRQGYSFVGRVDVEFEADEDAKPGDIRVDGLFVEDDEAGGEEDGGSTRRCPVLGEVHDYGSARADLKLAAQLPDGSGAPVARQDSPGHLERGQPGFAHLALMYGTSRERVVPLSGERMIVGRSSSCHIVIEDAGVSRRHAEIGLESGRFYVADLGSTNGTYVNGRKVSRHLLADGDVVSFGKVAARFREA